In Halococcus agarilyticus, one genomic interval encodes:
- a CDS encoding MazG nucleotide pyrophosphohydrolase domain-containing protein, translating to MEEQQKVAEFVDEHGLDMSTEYRLLNLVEEVGEIAEDAIESAEYGDSPGEITVTEDEFGDVLFTALQMGNSAGIDASEALDSSLAKYEERIDESGSPTS from the coding sequence GTGGAAGAGCAACAGAAGGTCGCCGAGTTCGTGGACGAACACGGCCTCGACATGAGCACCGAGTACCGACTCCTGAACCTCGTCGAGGAGGTCGGCGAGATCGCCGAAGACGCCATCGAATCGGCGGAGTACGGGGATTCGCCGGGGGAGATAACCGTGACCGAGGACGAGTTCGGCGACGTCCTGTTCACGGCCCTCCAGATGGGAAATTCCGCCGGGATCGACGCCAGCGAGGCGCTCGACAGCAGCCTGGCGAAGTACGAGGAACGCATCGACGAGTCCGGAAGTCCGAC
- a CDS encoding winged helix-turn-helix transcriptional regulator, protein MRGIDDTDREILAILADDARRSYRAIADEVDLSPPAVSDRVDRLRELGVIRGFTLDLDRSLLDDGSPVLVELHVRPTTLDDVRADVEAAPATEHVFTTADARIVFDARPDGRDVRELLAEAIDLDEIREYDVRPLSSTSWTPQIGDAAFAPECVECDNTVDEEGTTACLDGDRYHFCCSSCEAQFTERYEALREGAAD, encoded by the coding sequence ATGCGCGGCATCGACGACACCGACCGCGAGATCCTCGCCATCCTCGCCGACGACGCCCGCCGCTCGTACCGCGCGATCGCCGACGAGGTCGATCTCTCGCCGCCCGCGGTCTCCGATCGCGTCGACCGACTCCGCGAACTCGGCGTCATCCGCGGGTTCACGCTCGACCTCGATCGATCGCTGCTCGACGATGGAAGTCCGGTTCTCGTCGAACTCCACGTCCGGCCGACGACACTCGACGACGTCCGGGCGGACGTCGAGGCCGCCCCAGCGACCGAGCACGTCTTCACCACCGCCGACGCCCGGATCGTCTTCGACGCCAGGCCCGACGGGCGCGACGTCCGCGAACTCCTCGCCGAGGCGATCGACCTCGACGAGATCAGGGAGTACGACGTCCGCCCGCTGTCGAGCACGTCGTGGACGCCACAGATCGGCGACGCGGCGTTCGCCCCCGAGTGCGTCGAGTGTGACAACACCGTCGACGAGGAGGGCACGACCGCGTGCCTCGACGGCGACCGCTATCACTTCTGCTGTTCCTCCTGCGAGGCGCAGTTCACCGAGCGCTACGAGGCACTCCGCGAGGGCGCGGCGGACTGA
- a CDS encoding permease produces the protein MAIVDGLVEAGRFVAEMTWETWWALVLGFTIAGAVQAFVTEERMTDLLGGRGLRALGLGSFFGFLSSSCSFGAVATTKSIFEKGASPEASFGAFQFASTNLVIEIGLVMWILLGWQFVAADVFGGVLMILLLAGITKYVVPDEWFAAARENLDDEGARDPICGMEVDPEEEDTYSVETDGGTEHFCSQSCMETYRNRDTDDTWRDKLLTREGWKNAFRNAIGEWDMLWEDIAAGFVVAALIAAFVPGSFWTGLFSIAPEGTFAWVALGSVIGVAVGVLTFVCSVANIPFAVVLWNAGIPFGGVMSFIFADLIVPHIVNMYRKYYGARLAAVLFVSIFTLAAVSGIVIHYTWATLELIPQSGSAGGTAPSGYTTILNVVFSAVFLAEIYVTFFESSGGDEGTMAHAD, from the coding sequence ATGGCCATCGTCGACGGTCTCGTCGAGGCGGGACGGTTCGTCGCCGAGATGACGTGGGAGACGTGGTGGGCGCTCGTGCTCGGCTTCACGATCGCGGGCGCGGTCCAGGCGTTCGTGACCGAGGAGCGGATGACCGACCTCCTCGGCGGCCGGGGACTGCGAGCGCTGGGTCTCGGCTCGTTTTTCGGCTTCCTCTCGTCGTCGTGCTCGTTCGGCGCGGTCGCCACCACGAAGTCGATCTTCGAGAAGGGGGCCTCGCCGGAGGCGTCGTTCGGGGCCTTCCAGTTCGCGAGCACGAACCTCGTGATCGAGATCGGGCTCGTGATGTGGATCCTCCTGGGCTGGCAGTTCGTCGCCGCCGACGTGTTCGGCGGGGTTCTGATGATCCTGCTGCTCGCGGGGATCACGAAGTACGTCGTCCCCGACGAGTGGTTCGCGGCCGCCCGCGAGAACCTCGACGACGAGGGGGCCCGCGATCCGATCTGTGGGATGGAGGTCGATCCCGAGGAAGAGGACACCTACTCGGTCGAGACCGACGGCGGAACCGAGCACTTCTGCTCGCAGTCGTGCATGGAGACCTATCGAAATCGCGATACGGACGACACGTGGCGGGACAAGCTCCTGACCAGGGAGGGCTGGAAGAACGCCTTCCGGAACGCGATCGGCGAGTGGGACATGCTCTGGGAGGACATCGCGGCGGGCTTCGTGGTCGCGGCGCTGATCGCGGCGTTCGTCCCGGGGTCGTTCTGGACGGGCCTGTTCTCGATCGCGCCCGAGGGCACGTTCGCGTGGGTAGCGCTGGGCAGCGTGATCGGGGTCGCCGTCGGCGTGCTGACGTTCGTCTGCTCGGTCGCGAACATTCCCTTCGCGGTGGTGCTCTGGAACGCCGGGATCCCCTTCGGCGGCGTCATGAGCTTCATCTTCGCCGACCTGATCGTCCCCCACATCGTGAACATGTACCGGAAGTACTACGGCGCGCGCCTCGCCGCCGTGCTGTTCGTCTCGATCTTCACGCTCGCGGCGGTCTCGGGGATCGTGATCCATTACACGTGGGCCACCCTGGAACTGATCCCACAGTCGGGCAGCGCCGGCGGGACGGCCCCGAGCGGGTACACCACGATCCTGAACGTCGTCTTCTCCGCCGTGTTCCTCGCCGAGATCTACGTCACCTTCTTCGAGTCGAGCGGCGGCGACGAGGGCACGATGGCGCACGCGGACTGA
- a CDS encoding four-helix bundle copper-binding protein — MALQEIDHLDDDARECLDNCLEAAPVCEWCADECAGHGEEMAECVRLCRDVADIASLHARLMARDSAYSSDLAETCADVCEACADECEGHDHDHCQACADVLRDCVESCRRMAS, encoded by the coding sequence ATGGCGCTCCAAGAGATCGATCACCTCGACGACGACGCGCGCGAGTGCCTCGACAACTGCCTCGAAGCCGCCCCGGTCTGTGAGTGGTGTGCCGACGAGTGTGCGGGCCACGGCGAGGAGATGGCCGAGTGCGTCCGGCTCTGCCGGGACGTCGCGGACATCGCGTCGCTCCACGCCAGGCTGATGGCACGTGACTCGGCGTACAGTTCGGACCTCGCCGAAACCTGCGCGGACGTCTGTGAGGCCTGTGCCGACGAGTGCGAGGGACACGACCACGACCACTGCCAGGCCTGCGCGGACGTCCTTCGGGACTGCGTCGAGTCCTGCCGACGGATGGCGTCCTGA
- a CDS encoding diacylglycerol/lipid kinase family protein: MKPPTTVRTDGGASTDDLERRVVVNPESGSGDHLDTVYGLADERGYTVHETVEAGHAADLAREAAADGVSVLGACGGDGTLKEVIEGLVAAEALDDVRLGVIPAGTANIVATDLGIEGIEHGFAMLDTGKVRNIDLGVADGEPFVKSCVAGLTADASAATTSDVKERFGPLAFVITGVQQATTFDPLDVTIDAVADGETWSWSGEALCVLVGNSRRFTNRIGQANVEDGLFDVTVIEEMPQSDRVAEAIGQQLLGRDTEHVDRFFARRLRIVGHDRPIDFSLDGEISTHDELDLQVRPGALRMAVGPEYDPDPTD; the protein is encoded by the coding sequence ATGAAACCCCCGACCACCGTTCGAACCGACGGCGGAGCGTCGACCGACGACCTCGAAAGACGCGTCGTCGTGAACCCCGAGAGCGGGTCGGGCGATCATCTCGATACAGTCTACGGTCTCGCCGACGAGCGCGGCTACACCGTGCATGAGACGGTCGAGGCAGGTCACGCGGCCGACCTCGCGCGGGAGGCCGCAGCGGACGGGGTCAGCGTGCTCGGCGCGTGCGGCGGCGACGGCACGCTGAAGGAGGTGATCGAGGGGCTCGTGGCGGCTGAAGCACTCGACGACGTCCGGCTCGGCGTGATTCCCGCAGGCACGGCGAACATCGTGGCAACCGATCTCGGGATCGAGGGGATCGAACACGGGTTCGCGATGCTCGACACCGGCAAGGTCCGCAATATCGACCTCGGTGTCGCCGACGGCGAGCCGTTCGTGAAGTCCTGCGTCGCGGGGCTGACTGCGGACGCGAGCGCCGCGACCACTTCCGACGTCAAGGAGCGGTTCGGCCCGCTCGCGTTCGTCATCACGGGCGTCCAGCAGGCGACGACGTTCGACCCGCTCGACGTGACGATCGACGCGGTCGCCGACGGCGAGACGTGGTCGTGGTCGGGCGAGGCGCTCTGCGTTCTGGTGGGCAACTCCCGGCGGTTCACCAACCGGATCGGCCAGGCGAACGTCGAGGATGGCCTCTTCGACGTGACGGTGATCGAGGAGATGCCACAGAGCGATCGCGTCGCGGAGGCGATCGGGCAGCAGCTCCTCGGTCGGGACACCGAACACGTCGATCGGTTCTTCGCCCGCCGGCTCCGGATCGTGGGCCACGACCGCCCGATCGACTTCAGCCTCGACGGCGAGATCAGCACCCACGACGAACTCGACCTCCAGGTGCGGCCAGGCGCACTCAGGATGGCCGTCGGCCCGGAGTACGACCCCGATCCGACCGACTGA
- a CDS encoding halocyanin domain-containing protein, with protein MKRDDALDRRTVLRSAAGVLVAGALAGCSGGSGDGGSNDTGDSGTETGATGGDATTDAGTTKVETTAVATDAETTAPGTESGDGTTDAGTADGTATSTDATGNETPASNASTATTGTNATATTNGTSGTTVGTGAVDEYLSEANGYDGSVTDETGSDAIEVAVGTGNRGFGFDPAAVRVSPGTTITWTWTGEGGAHNVLSEGDGPLDSGEAEMGESVTYEATLDSPGVYPYYCEPHQSLGMKGVVVVANQ; from the coding sequence ATGAAACGCGACGACGCTCTCGACAGGCGAACCGTTCTCCGGAGTGCGGCCGGCGTGCTCGTCGCCGGAGCGCTCGCCGGGTGTTCCGGTGGCTCCGGCGACGGCGGATCGAACGACACCGGGGACTCGGGAACCGAAACCGGGGCGACCGGCGGCGACGCGACGACGGACGCCGGGACCACCAAGGTAGAGACCACGGCCGTGGCGACCGACGCCGAAACCACCGCGCCCGGAACGGAATCGGGCGACGGGACGACCGACGCCGGAACCGCTGACGGGACGGCGACGAGTACCGACGCCACCGGGAACGAAACCCCGGCGTCGAACGCCAGCACCGCCACCACGGGCACGAACGCCACGGCGACGACGAACGGGACATCGGGGACGACCGTCGGGACGGGAGCTGTCGACGAGTATCTCTCGGAGGCGAACGGGTACGACGGCTCGGTGACCGACGAGACCGGCTCCGACGCCATCGAGGTCGCCGTCGGGACCGGCAATCGCGGGTTCGGGTTCGATCCCGCGGCGGTCCGCGTCTCGCCGGGCACCACGATCACGTGGACGTGGACCGGCGAAGGCGGCGCGCACAACGTCCTCTCCGAGGGCGACGGTCCGCTCGACAGCGGGGAGGCGGAGATGGGCGAGAGCGTGACCTACGAGGCGACGCTCGACTCGCCCGGCGTGTACCCCTACTACTGCGAGCCCCACCAGTCGCTCGGAATGAAGGGCGTGGTCGTGGTCGCGAACCAGTAG
- a CDS encoding NAD(P)/FAD-dependent oxidoreductase, giving the protein MGDENEFDVAVVGGGPAGLTTALYTTRLGHDTVVVNRGGGRAAMMRDTHNVIGVTEDVSGNELLQAAIDQIQNYGAEYRRGSVTDVEATDGRRAFRVETADDEIAVDRVVLATGFSDEHPDPPLPRTGRGLHYCLHCDAYIFVDESVYVMGHGESAAHVAMIMLNFTDEVDLLLRGHDPEWSAETDRQLRAHPVEIVESEIESKFSDEDDPDWLGGFEFEDGTRREYKGGFAMYGSQYNNDLARGLDCEITDDGTVAVDDHGRTSVEGVFAVGDLTPGHNQIPVAMGQGAKAGIAIHYDLRRFPMSVEAIEAAGGVDDEDVPAVSADLRLSSASRAAGDD; this is encoded by the coding sequence ATGGGAGACGAAAACGAGTTCGACGTCGCGGTGGTCGGTGGCGGGCCGGCCGGTCTCACGACAGCCCTCTACACCACCCGGCTGGGCCACGATACCGTGGTCGTCAACCGCGGCGGCGGGCGCGCCGCGATGATGCGTGACACCCACAACGTGATCGGCGTCACCGAGGACGTGAGCGGCAACGAACTCCTCCAGGCCGCGATCGACCAGATCCAGAACTACGGCGCGGAGTACCGCCGCGGCTCGGTGACCGACGTCGAGGCGACCGACGGTCGGCGGGCGTTTCGGGTCGAGACGGCCGACGACGAGATCGCGGTCGATCGCGTGGTGCTCGCCACCGGGTTCTCGGACGAACACCCCGACCCGCCGCTTCCTCGTACTGGCCGCGGCCTCCACTACTGTCTGCACTGTGATGCGTACATATTCGTCGACGAGTCGGTGTACGTGATGGGCCACGGCGAGTCGGCCGCCCACGTCGCGATGATCATGCTCAACTTCACCGACGAGGTCGACCTCCTGCTTCGGGGCCACGACCCCGAGTGGTCCGCGGAGACCGACCGCCAGCTCCGCGCGCATCCGGTCGAGATCGTCGAGAGCGAGATCGAGAGCAAGTTTTCGGACGAGGACGATCCCGACTGGCTCGGCGGCTTCGAATTCGAGGACGGCACCCGACGGGAGTACAAGGGCGGGTTCGCGATGTACGGCTCGCAGTACAACAACGACCTCGCGAGGGGGTTGGACTGTGAGATCACCGACGACGGGACGGTGGCGGTCGACGATCACGGGCGAACCTCCGTCGAGGGCGTCTTCGCGGTCGGCGATCTCACGCCGGGCCACAACCAGATCCCGGTGGCGATGGGCCAGGGCGCGAAGGCGGGCATCGCCATCCACTACGACCTCCGGCGGTTCCCGATGAGCGTCGAGGCAATCGAGGCCGCCGGCGGGGTGGACGACGAGGACGTTCCGGCGGTGTCGGCCGACTTGCGATTGAGCTCGGCCTCGCGCGCCGCCGGCGACGACTGA
- a CDS encoding MBL fold metallo-hydrolase, with the protein MKRIRLGNAVFEGLNNAYVFGADPEAETTVIDTGVATPDVREQLEEGLADCGLDFADVDEVLLTHWHEDHVGLAGAIQAAGDATVRVHADDAPLVERDPDAWTTMNERQRALLDEWGVPDEPREELLDFLDSHDELTGPEPTVEPFADGDRFSTPEGDLEALHLPGHAAGLSGFVVDGEDGRALFSGDALLPHYTPNVGGADVRVEAPLARYLETLERIVDGGFDRAHPGHRDPIDDPAGRAKEIAAHHRERTGRVVDVLSEVGPADAWTVSAELFGDLSSIHILHGPGEAYAHLDHLAAGGVVERTEKEYRLAETDPALDELFPAIATSA; encoded by the coding sequence ATGAAACGGATCCGGCTCGGCAACGCGGTGTTCGAGGGGCTGAACAACGCCTACGTGTTCGGGGCCGATCCCGAGGCCGAGACCACCGTGATCGATACCGGTGTCGCCACGCCGGACGTCCGCGAGCAGTTGGAGGAGGGGCTCGCCGACTGTGGACTGGACTTTGCGGACGTCGACGAGGTGCTCCTCACGCACTGGCACGAGGACCACGTCGGGCTCGCGGGCGCGATCCAGGCCGCGGGCGACGCGACGGTCAGGGTCCACGCCGACGACGCGCCCCTGGTCGAGCGTGATCCCGACGCGTGGACCACGATGAACGAACGCCAGCGCGCGCTCCTCGACGAGTGGGGCGTGCCCGACGAGCCGCGCGAGGAACTGCTCGACTTCCTCGACAGTCACGACGAGCTGACCGGCCCCGAGCCGACGGTCGAGCCGTTCGCCGACGGCGACCGCTTCTCGACTCCGGAGGGCGATCTCGAAGCGCTCCACCTCCCGGGGCACGCCGCCGGACTCTCCGGGTTCGTCGTCGACGGCGAGGACGGTCGCGCGCTGTTCAGCGGCGACGCCCTGCTTCCCCACTACACGCCGAACGTCGGCGGGGCGGACGTGCGCGTCGAGGCTCCCCTCGCCAGATATCTCGAAACGCTCGAACGGATCGTCGACGGCGGGTTCGATCGTGCCCATCCGGGCCACCGCGATCCGATCGACGATCCCGCGGGACGTGCAAAGGAGATCGCCGCCCACCACCGCGAGCGCACGGGACGGGTGGTCGACGTTCTTTCGGAGGTGGGGCCGGCGGACGCGTGGACGGTGAGTGCGGAGCTGTTCGGCGACCTGTCGAGCATTCACATCCTCCACGGGCCTGGCGAGGCGTACGCCCACCTCGATCACCTCGCCGCGGGCGGCGTCGTCGAACGCACCGAAAAGGAGTACCGGCTCGCCGAAACCGATCCGGCGCTCGACGAGCTGTTCCCGGCGATCGCCACGTCGGCCTGA
- a CDS encoding HD domain-containing protein — protein sequence MSDSADAAGNGRVYSPEADHAFPDERVNEVLELVESDPEIQAYLDAQNVNPVARKRYNDHGAKHISIVRNRALCLYDLLKAGNVQFNGASDQGLDEADEPVIIALAATLHDIGHVVHRSDHPYYSIPLAADVLDRVLPEFGFYDTEARVRVKGEVLHAILCHHTPETPLTLEAGVVRVADALDMEHGRSRKPYEQGGRGINTVSSQAIQEVSLEPGDGAPVLVEIEMTDAAGVYQVDTLLKAKLNGSGLEDHIRITAVTTHETDDRLIERIEL from the coding sequence ATGAGTGACAGCGCCGACGCCGCAGGCAACGGTCGCGTCTACAGCCCGGAAGCCGATCACGCCTTCCCCGACGAGCGGGTGAACGAGGTGCTCGAACTCGTCGAGAGCGACCCGGAGATCCAGGCCTATCTCGACGCCCAGAACGTCAACCCGGTGGCGCGCAAGCGCTACAACGACCACGGAGCCAAGCACATCTCGATCGTCCGCAATCGCGCGCTCTGTCTCTACGACCTGCTCAAGGCCGGGAACGTCCAGTTCAATGGCGCGAGCGATCAGGGTCTCGACGAGGCCGACGAGCCAGTCATCATCGCGCTCGCCGCAACCCTTCACGACATCGGCCACGTCGTCCACCGCTCGGATCACCCCTACTACTCGATCCCGCTCGCCGCCGACGTGCTCGACCGGGTGCTCCCCGAGTTCGGGTTCTACGACACCGAGGCCCGCGTCCGTGTCAAGGGCGAGGTGCTCCACGCGATCCTCTGTCATCACACCCCGGAGACGCCGCTGACGCTGGAGGCCGGCGTCGTCCGGGTCGCCGACGCGCTCGATATGGAGCACGGCCGCTCGCGCAAACCCTACGAGCAGGGCGGGCGGGGGATCAACACCGTGTCGAGCCAGGCGATCCAGGAAGTCTCGCTCGAACCGGGCGACGGCGCTCCCGTCCTCGTCGAGATCGAGATGACCGACGCCGCCGGCGTGTATCAAGTCGACACCCTCCTGAAGGCCAAGCTCAACGGCTCCGGCCTCGAAGACCACATCCGCATCACCGCCGTCACGACCCACGAGACCGACGACCGACTGATCGAACGCATCGAGCTCTAG
- a CDS encoding redoxin domain-containing protein: MVDTGDTAPDFSAPLANGDLGETFTLADRLDEAPIVLAFFPGAFSSVCTGEMRTFQDRLGAFADAGASVYGVSVDSPFALNAFREDNGLEYDLVSDANHDVVDAYDVGMAFDKLGIDEVAKRAVFVVDGDGTITYAWESDDPGVEPDYDEVEAAARDAA, translated from the coding sequence ATGGTCGACACCGGCGACACGGCCCCCGATTTCAGCGCACCGCTCGCGAACGGCGATCTCGGCGAGACGTTCACGCTCGCCGATCGCCTCGACGAGGCTCCGATCGTGCTCGCCTTCTTCCCCGGCGCGTTTTCGAGCGTCTGCACCGGCGAGATGCGGACGTTTCAGGACCGCCTCGGAGCCTTCGCGGACGCGGGCGCGAGCGTCTACGGCGTCAGCGTCGACTCGCCGTTCGCGCTCAACGCCTTCCGTGAGGACAACGGTCTGGAATACGATCTCGTGAGCGACGCGAACCACGACGTCGTCGACGCCTACGATGTGGGGATGGCGTTCGACAAACTGGGGATCGACGAGGTCGCAAAGCGCGCCGTGTTCGTCGTCGACGGCGACGGCACGATCACCTACGCGTGGGAAAGCGACGATCCCGGCGTCGAACCCGACTACGACGAGGTCGAGGCAGCGGCTCGGGACGCAGCCTGA
- a CDS encoding Sec-independent protein translocase subunit TatA/TatB: MLGAILQIPGVPGGPEVLIILVIIVFLFGANKIPELAGALGEARGEFEQGRSEVENELEEMQDVAQGNTDPSGGTNAANDASSGGDTVDHNPPEVNEKNTEVESN; this comes from the coding sequence ATGCTCGGAGCCATACTCCAGATACCAGGCGTCCCCGGTGGGCCGGAGGTGTTGATCATCCTCGTGATCATCGTCTTCCTGTTCGGGGCGAACAAGATCCCCGAACTCGCCGGCGCGCTCGGCGAAGCTCGCGGCGAGTTCGAGCAGGGACGGTCGGAAGTCGAGAACGAACTCGAGGAGATGCAGGACGTCGCCCAGGGTAACACCGATCCGTCTGGCGGGACGAACGCGGCGAACGACGCCAGTTCGGGGGGCGATACGGTCGATCACAACCCGCCCGAAGTCAACGAGAAGAACACCGAAGTCGAGAGCAACTAA
- a CDS encoding hemolysin family protein: MSPVLTAVSGTSITLYTVPVIGVELGQAEITAVGVLMILLLLMGSGFFSSSEIALFSLPAHQIDAMVEEGKRGARAVKSLKEDPHRLLVTILVGNNMVNITMSSVSTTLVGFYFDPGTAVLVSSFGITSMVLIFGESAPKSYAVENTELHARRVARGLKIVEKVLWPLITLFYYLTTVVNKITGGSASIESTYVTRDEIRNMIKTGEREGILDEEERQMLQRTLRFTDASAKEVMTPRLDMAAVSNGATVEEAIENCIRSGHARLPAYEGSLDNVIGVFDIRELEDADYDAFADLEVEDVVNPTLHVPESKNVDELLSEMRENRLHMVIVIDEFGATEGLITMEDVLEEIVGEILVGGEDHPIEFVDDNEVLVRGEVNIHEVNEALDIDLPEGEEFETIAGFIFNLAGRLVGQDEEFDYENVTLRAEQLEDTRIQEVRMTVDRDTADPVEEESPPGDGETD, translated from the coding sequence ATGTCCCCCGTACTCACAGCAGTATCTGGGACCAGCATCACACTGTACACTGTGCCGGTCATCGGTGTCGAACTGGGGCAGGCGGAAATCACCGCAGTCGGCGTCCTCATGATCCTGCTGCTCCTCATGGGGTCGGGCTTTTTTTCGTCGTCCGAGATCGCGCTGTTCTCCCTGCCGGCCCACCAGATCGACGCGATGGTCGAGGAGGGCAAACGTGGCGCACGCGCGGTCAAGTCCCTCAAGGAGGACCCCCACCGCTTGCTCGTGACGATCCTCGTCGGCAACAACATGGTCAACATCACGATGTCCTCCGTTTCGACGACCCTCGTCGGTTTTTACTTCGATCCGGGGACGGCAGTCCTCGTTTCGTCGTTCGGTATCACGTCGATGGTCCTGATATTCGGCGAGAGTGCACCCAAGTCCTACGCCGTCGAGAACACCGAACTGCACGCACGGCGCGTCGCCCGAGGACTGAAAATCGTCGAGAAAGTGCTGTGGCCGCTCATCACCCTGTTCTACTATTTGACGACAGTGGTGAACAAGATCACCGGCGGCAGCGCGTCCATCGAGTCGACGTACGTCACTCGCGACGAGATTCGAAACATGATCAAGACGGGCGAGCGCGAGGGCATCCTCGACGAGGAGGAACGGCAGATGCTCCAGCGCACGCTGCGATTCACCGACGCCTCCGCCAAGGAAGTGATGACGCCCCGCCTCGACATGGCGGCCGTCTCGAACGGCGCGACCGTCGAGGAAGCCATCGAGAACTGTATCCGGTCGGGACACGCCCGCCTGCCGGCCTACGAGGGCTCGCTGGACAATGTGATCGGCGTCTTCGATATCCGCGAGCTCGAGGACGCCGACTACGACGCCTTCGCCGACCTCGAGGTAGAGGACGTGGTCAATCCGACCCTCCACGTTCCCGAGTCGAAGAACGTCGACGAACTCCTCTCGGAGATGCGCGAGAACCGGCTGCACATGGTCATCGTCATCGACGAGTTCGGTGCCACCGAGGGTCTCATCACGATGGAAGACGTGCTCGAGGAGATCGTCGGGGAGATACTGGTAGGTGGCGAGGACCACCCCATCGAGTTCGTCGACGACAACGAGGTACTGGTCCGCGGCGAGGTCAACATCCACGAGGTCAACGAGGCCCTCGATATCGACCTTCCCGAGGGCGAGGAGTTCGAAACGATCGCGGGCTTCATCTTCAACCTCGCGGGCCGTCTCGTCGGGCAGGACGAGGAGTTCGACTACGAGAACGTGACGCTGCGGGCCGAACAACTGGAAGACACCCGCATTCAGGAAGTCCGGATGACCGTCGATCGCGACACCGCCGATCCGGTCGAAGAGGAGTCGCCACCCGGCGACGGCGAAACCGATTGA
- a CDS encoding universal stress protein — MYENILLPYDGSEGAAEVLHHASEVAHWADATIQVLYVADTTRDSVTVVGGEPVDVLERKGEEIVGEAAKTLDTLGVPYDTDVAQGNPAPTIVDYAERYDQDLVVMPTHGREGISRYLVGSVSEKVVRLSSVPVLTVRMQPDEQLTFPYETILIPTDGSSAATYAADHLVEFAASLDASVHVLSVVDDAGLGLDVRSATSGNESEQAATDAVETVVSEAEARGVGTTVSHIEHGTPAEVILDTIESHDVHAVGMGTTGRRGTDRILLGSVAEKTVRSAPVPVMAIAESE; from the coding sequence ATGTACGAGAACATCCTCCTTCCGTATGACGGTAGCGAGGGCGCAGCCGAGGTGCTTCATCACGCCAGCGAAGTCGCTCACTGGGCCGACGCGACCATTCAAGTGCTCTACGTGGCCGATACGACGCGCGACAGCGTCACCGTCGTCGGCGGCGAACCCGTCGATGTGCTCGAACGGAAGGGTGAAGAGATCGTCGGGGAAGCCGCGAAAACGCTGGACACGCTCGGCGTCCCGTACGATACCGACGTCGCTCAGGGTAATCCGGCCCCGACGATCGTCGACTACGCCGAGCGGTACGACCAGGACCTGGTCGTGATGCCGACTCACGGCCGCGAGGGAATCTCGCGATATCTCGTTGGCAGCGTCTCCGAGAAGGTCGTCCGGCTCTCCTCGGTTCCCGTTCTCACAGTCCGGATGCAGCCCGACGAACAGCTGACGTTCCCCTATGAGACCATCCTCATCCCGACCGATGGGAGTTCCGCTGCGACGTATGCTGCCGATCATCTCGTCGAGTTTGCGGCGTCGCTCGATGCAAGCGTCCACGTCCTTTCGGTCGTGGACGACGCTGGACTCGGCCTGGACGTCCGGTCGGCGACCTCCGGAAACGAAAGTGAACAGGCCGCGACTGACGCTGTCGAGACCGTCGTCTCAGAGGCCGAAGCACGTGGTGTCGGGACTACTGTCAGCCATATCGAACACGGGACGCCCGCCGAGGTGATTCTCGACACCATCGAGTCGCACGACGTACACGCCGTCGGGATGGGGACGACCGGGAGACGTGGCACGGATCGTATCCTGCTCGGCAGTGTCGCCGAGAAGACCGTCCGCTCGGCACCGGTTCCCGTCATGGCCATCGCGGAATCGGAGTAA